A stretch of the Polyangiaceae bacterium genome encodes the following:
- a CDS encoding VWA domain-containing protein, with the protein MSFLSIAALLVALFVAAPIAAHLLRRRKAEEQPFPPAELVPPTKPAARRRSMLEDRGLFAVRALSVLLLAALGATPFVNCARLGIARKGGASAALTLVIDDSLSMRAPLDQRAISVSRPSKFTRALEAARELADGLNSGDAVAIVLAGAPPRVALAATTNLSAVKATLDSITPSDRATDLEGAIRLGRELVRGVPHADRRVVLFSDLADGSPDAPPIGEGSDIPVWIPLPELEAKGSDCAITRADRSGVKVRARIVCSPASNAKGPAGQTSASAGRSIQVFDRDKQLASAPLGASIRAEEVVLEVPANAPSDLIVKLSPGDTIAEDDVAPVVHVGGSLPIGVVVDAATSQVATGGPPPIEQALSALQLDAEVRPLAAVPDNGDELGAFAGIVIDDVPGLTPEGRKALAAWVEHGGVLLATFGKRAAAAPLGSGFDPVVPGVVRWAPSPATGAEPSSAFFLGPSAEGLNKLAPEGRASFEPIATAGADILARWTDGAPLLWRRSMGRGAVFALSLPLSTDESDFVLRPAFLALLERFVGTARSRGGARLVDVGDAFTFDGYKDVVVEYVPAQSGEPSQKMDVAEQNGRRLVVTSLAGRYVARMDGEQTTRIAAVPEREIDLRPRKITDASRAETQGGVQPALDASPYVALGLLGLFAIELILRTWGQRRDAASVS; encoded by the coding sequence GTGAGCTTTCTGTCCATCGCCGCATTGCTCGTCGCCCTCTTCGTCGCGGCTCCGATCGCAGCGCATCTCTTGCGCCGGCGAAAAGCCGAAGAGCAACCCTTTCCGCCGGCCGAGCTGGTTCCGCCCACGAAACCCGCGGCGCGTCGCCGCAGCATGCTCGAAGATCGCGGGCTGTTTGCAGTGCGTGCGCTCAGCGTGCTGCTACTGGCAGCGCTCGGGGCAACTCCGTTCGTAAATTGCGCACGGCTGGGCATCGCGCGCAAAGGAGGCGCATCGGCCGCGCTGACGCTCGTGATCGACGACTCGCTGAGCATGCGCGCACCGCTCGATCAGCGCGCCATCTCCGTGAGCAGACCGAGCAAGTTCACGCGAGCGCTGGAAGCCGCGCGCGAGCTCGCCGACGGGCTGAACAGCGGTGATGCGGTGGCCATCGTGCTTGCAGGCGCGCCTCCGCGCGTGGCGCTCGCGGCGACGACGAACCTGTCGGCCGTGAAGGCGACGCTCGACAGCATCACGCCATCCGATCGCGCAACGGACCTCGAAGGAGCCATCCGTTTGGGGCGCGAGCTGGTGCGCGGGGTGCCGCATGCCGACCGACGCGTGGTGCTCTTTTCGGACCTCGCAGATGGCTCGCCCGATGCTCCACCCATCGGCGAAGGCTCGGACATTCCCGTGTGGATTCCGCTTCCCGAGCTGGAAGCGAAAGGGAGCGACTGCGCGATCACGCGAGCCGATCGAAGTGGCGTGAAGGTGCGCGCACGCATCGTGTGCAGCCCAGCGTCGAACGCGAAAGGTCCTGCCGGACAAACCTCGGCGTCCGCAGGGCGGTCGATCCAAGTGTTCGACCGAGACAAACAGCTCGCATCGGCGCCGCTCGGCGCGTCGATCCGTGCCGAAGAGGTGGTGCTCGAAGTGCCGGCGAATGCACCGAGCGACCTGATCGTGAAGTTGTCGCCGGGTGATACGATCGCCGAAGACGACGTGGCGCCGGTCGTGCATGTCGGTGGATCGCTGCCAATTGGCGTGGTCGTCGATGCGGCGACGTCGCAAGTTGCCACGGGAGGTCCACCTCCCATCGAGCAAGCGCTCAGCGCGTTGCAGCTCGATGCCGAAGTGCGTCCGCTCGCTGCGGTTCCGGATAACGGCGACGAGCTCGGTGCGTTTGCGGGCATCGTGATCGACGACGTGCCGGGATTGACGCCGGAAGGGCGCAAGGCGCTCGCAGCGTGGGTGGAGCATGGAGGCGTGCTGCTTGCGACGTTCGGCAAGCGTGCGGCTGCAGCTCCGCTTGGTTCGGGCTTCGATCCTGTCGTGCCGGGTGTGGTGCGGTGGGCTCCGAGTCCCGCGACAGGGGCCGAGCCATCGAGTGCGTTTTTCCTGGGACCGAGCGCGGAAGGATTGAACAAGCTCGCGCCGGAAGGGCGGGCATCGTTTGAGCCCATAGCAACGGCGGGCGCGGACATCTTGGCGCGATGGACCGATGGAGCGCCGCTACTGTGGCGTCGATCGATGGGACGTGGAGCGGTGTTCGCGTTGTCGCTACCGCTGTCCACGGACGAGAGTGATTTCGTTTTGAGGCCGGCGTTTCTGGCGTTGCTCGAGCGGTTTGTCGGGACCGCACGGTCGCGTGGAGGCGCGCGTTTGGTGGACGTGGGCGATGCGTTCACGTTCGATGGTTACAAGGACGTCGTGGTGGAGTACGTCCCAGCGCAATCGGGCGAGCCGTCGCAGAAGATGGATGTGGCCGAGCAGAATGGCCGGCGGCTCGTGGTGACGTCGCTTGCGGGGCGTTACGTGGCGCGCATGGATGGTGAGCAGACGACGCGGATTGCAGCGGTTCCCGAGCGCGAGATTGATTTGCGGCCGCGGAAAATCACGGATGCGTCGCGAGCGGAAACGCAGGGAGGCGTGCAGCCGGCGCTCGATGCCTCGCCATATGTGGCGCTTGGGCTTTTGGGGTTATTCGCGATCGAATTGATATTGCGGACGTGGGGTCAGCGGCGGGACGCGGCGAGCGTTTCGTAG
- a CDS encoding MFS transporter: MTQDPSPSGELSTYAPQAAPPTSMTKRKVPTHLRRLYAATVPFGIGCGISLGLTPTHLPKLGFTKQNIGSLSVFFAAGLVLFALPVGVLIRRFSAERIMAASLFCYGLTLIAFPYATTYESIAFVRFFDGMGTVGVWVASETILLAHARKEHKAYLTTLYAIFLASGYVIGPFASMGLAKVVPNTVSFAIGGLFELAAAMFVLTVLPPIPPAEGVSSDEPTEKKAVSTSEPQLSGLQILWRIKTSCFAAFSYGYFQAAVVLFLPLFVIETKGIEPIKTNVFPAYFCFGMLLCSNIAGRIADQVGHLKTVRALSMIGLIAVLGFVYMDPYWLMCTIVFIAGGTFASMSPIALALTGVVVKSRDYSRANSIYNMFYATGILLGPPISGVIFQRWGGGAMLNHHVALWGTFVLFTMIFIHDDPASRKGKKLATS, encoded by the coding sequence GTGACGCAAGACCCGTCTCCTTCCGGCGAGCTTTCCACATACGCCCCACAAGCTGCACCGCCGACGTCAATGACGAAGCGCAAGGTGCCTACCCATCTACGCCGTCTTTATGCAGCGACGGTTCCTTTCGGTATTGGCTGCGGCATCTCGTTGGGGCTGACGCCCACACATTTACCCAAGCTCGGGTTTACCAAACAGAACATCGGCTCGTTGTCCGTCTTTTTTGCAGCAGGTCTCGTGCTCTTCGCGTTGCCTGTGGGCGTGCTCATTCGGCGGTTTTCCGCGGAACGAATCATGGCCGCGAGTTTGTTCTGCTACGGCCTCACGCTGATCGCATTCCCGTACGCAACGACCTACGAGAGCATTGCGTTCGTCCGATTTTTCGATGGAATGGGCACCGTGGGGGTATGGGTCGCGTCGGAAACCATTCTGCTCGCGCATGCACGAAAAGAACACAAGGCGTACCTCACGACGCTATATGCGATATTTTTGGCAAGCGGCTATGTGATAGGTCCGTTCGCCTCGATGGGTTTGGCCAAGGTCGTTCCGAATACGGTGTCGTTTGCCATTGGCGGTCTATTCGAGCTGGCAGCAGCCATGTTCGTGCTCACGGTATTGCCCCCGATACCGCCGGCAGAGGGCGTTTCTTCGGACGAACCGACCGAAAAGAAGGCCGTTTCGACGAGCGAACCGCAATTGTCGGGCCTCCAGATTCTCTGGCGCATCAAGACGTCGTGCTTTGCAGCATTCTCGTATGGATACTTCCAAGCAGCCGTCGTGCTGTTCTTGCCGCTTTTCGTCATCGAGACCAAAGGCATCGAACCGATAAAGACAAATGTCTTCCCGGCGTATTTCTGTTTCGGCATGCTGCTCTGTTCCAACATTGCCGGGCGCATCGCCGACCAGGTGGGGCATCTCAAGACGGTGCGTGCACTTTCGATGATCGGGCTCATTGCAGTGCTCGGCTTCGTGTACATGGATCCGTATTGGTTGATGTGTACGATCGTATTCATCGCGGGCGGGACATTCGCCTCGATGTCACCGATCGCGCTGGCGCTGACGGGTGTGGTGGTCAAGTCGCGCGATTACAGTCGCGCGAATTCGATTTACAACATGTTTTACGCCACGGGCATTTTGCTCGGGCCGCCCATTTCGGGCGTCATTTTCCAGCGCTGGGGCGGCGGGGCCATGCTGAATCATCACGTGGCGCTGTGGGGGACGTTCGTTCTGTTCACGATGATTTTCATTCACGACGACCCGGCCAGCCGCAAAGGGAAAAAGCTGGCGACGAGCTGA
- the lon gene encoding endopeptidase La: protein MTRDSAHLPTSALPVLPLRNGVLFPGTVIALPIGRERSVALVKTVAKGDVIGVVTQKDRNVTDPSGDDIHELGTYAKVVETGRMPSGDMRLVIEGIARMKLSAIVRQDPFWLAEAEPVQDSGGDTEEARLFARALFDQVRELGRGIENSIGVTTSDESPSLFADRLAAVLGLSSDKDLRVLEALDVVERLRLLAGFVLEQKSLSEVKRKIEQDVRRELGNQQREAILREQLRAIKKELGDDKTDGDVEGLRERIEKANLPDDAKAVAKRELDRLSALSPQQAEYNVIRNYLEWIADLPWNVHADAKDDIDAVSKKLDEDHHGLDEVKRRILEHIAVLRLKGTTKGSILCLAGPPGVGKTSIGQSIAEATGRPFVRIALGGVRDEAEIRGHRRTYVAALPGRILHGMKKAKAKNPVMLLDEIDKLAVGWAGNPEAALLEVLDPEQNKTFQDHYLELPFDLSEVLFICTANDLSQLSAPLRDRLEIIEMSGYTQDEKIHIARKHLIPKQLAAHGIPDGSLTIADDALGTIVRGYTREAGVRQFEREIKKLCRALSLEVARAKDEKPTLNVDAENLRKYLGKEKFFAEMAERTAVPGVATGMAWTPVGGDILFIETSRMPGKGRVEITGQLGDVMKESAKAALSYVKSHAAELGVDTDKLEEQDLHIHVPAGAVPKDGPSAGVTMFTALTSLLSSRRVRSDTAMTGECTLRGRVLPVGGIKAKVMAAHRAGIKRVILPQKNARDVDEVPEEVRKSLDFVFAEDMSQVLAAALENASGDAEVNGGLGATADHAAPEVRAVH from the coding sequence ATGACGCGTGATAGCGCCCATTTGCCCACGTCTGCATTGCCCGTCCTGCCGCTGCGTAATGGTGTCCTTTTTCCCGGTACGGTCATCGCATTGCCCATTGGCCGAGAGCGCTCGGTCGCGCTCGTCAAAACGGTTGCAAAAGGCGATGTCATTGGCGTGGTGACTCAAAAAGACCGCAACGTGACCGATCCGTCGGGCGACGACATCCATGAGCTCGGGACGTATGCGAAAGTGGTCGAGACGGGGCGCATGCCAAGCGGTGATATGCGGCTCGTCATTGAAGGGATCGCTCGGATGAAGCTGTCCGCCATCGTGCGGCAAGATCCGTTTTGGCTGGCCGAAGCCGAGCCGGTGCAGGATTCGGGCGGTGATACGGAGGAGGCGCGGCTTTTTGCGCGTGCGCTCTTCGATCAAGTACGAGAGCTCGGGCGAGGCATCGAAAATTCGATTGGCGTGACGACATCGGATGAAAGTCCGTCGCTTTTTGCCGATAGGCTCGCGGCCGTCTTGGGGCTTTCGTCGGACAAGGACTTGCGCGTGCTCGAAGCGCTGGACGTGGTGGAAAGACTGCGGCTTCTGGCCGGGTTTGTCTTGGAACAGAAATCGCTCTCGGAGGTCAAGCGCAAGATCGAGCAGGACGTGCGGCGCGAGCTTGGGAATCAGCAGCGCGAAGCGATTTTGCGCGAGCAGCTTCGAGCCATCAAAAAAGAGCTCGGGGACGACAAAACCGACGGTGACGTAGAAGGATTGCGCGAACGGATCGAAAAAGCGAATTTGCCGGACGATGCCAAAGCCGTGGCAAAGCGGGAGCTCGACCGACTGAGCGCGCTATCGCCGCAACAAGCCGAATACAACGTGATTCGGAATTATTTGGAGTGGATCGCCGACCTTCCGTGGAACGTTCACGCGGATGCGAAAGACGACATCGACGCGGTATCGAAAAAACTGGACGAAGATCACCACGGGCTCGACGAGGTGAAGCGTCGGATTTTGGAGCACATTGCGGTCTTGCGTCTGAAGGGAACGACGAAAGGAAGCATTTTGTGTTTGGCGGGTCCTCCCGGCGTGGGAAAGACGTCGATTGGACAATCGATTGCCGAAGCGACGGGGCGGCCGTTCGTGCGCATTGCGCTGGGTGGCGTGCGCGACGAAGCGGAGATTCGAGGGCATCGACGTACGTACGTGGCGGCTCTTCCGGGCAGAATTTTGCACGGCATGAAAAAGGCCAAGGCGAAAAACCCGGTGATGCTGCTCGACGAAATCGACAAGCTGGCGGTGGGCTGGGCGGGAAATCCCGAAGCGGCGCTGCTCGAAGTATTGGATCCCGAGCAAAACAAGACGTTTCAGGATCACTACTTGGAGCTGCCGTTCGACTTGTCCGAGGTGCTGTTCATTTGCACGGCAAACGATCTGAGTCAGCTTTCGGCGCCACTCCGGGATCGGCTCGAAATCATCGAGATGTCTGGCTACACGCAAGACGAGAAGATTCACATTGCTCGGAAGCATTTGATTCCGAAGCAGCTTGCGGCGCACGGTATTCCGGACGGGAGCTTGACCATTGCGGACGACGCGCTCGGGACCATCGTGCGCGGTTACACGCGAGAAGCAGGGGTTCGGCAATTCGAGCGTGAAATCAAGAAGCTTTGCCGCGCATTGTCGCTCGAAGTGGCGCGCGCAAAAGACGAAAAGCCGACGCTGAACGTGGACGCAGAGAATTTGCGCAAATACCTTGGCAAGGAGAAGTTTTTTGCGGAAATGGCCGAGCGCACGGCGGTGCCGGGCGTAGCGACGGGTATGGCGTGGACGCCGGTGGGAGGTGACATTCTGTTCATTGAAACGAGTCGCATGCCGGGGAAAGGGCGCGTCGAAATCACGGGGCAGCTCGGGGATGTCATGAAAGAATCGGCAAAAGCTGCTCTTTCGTACGTAAAGAGCCACGCCGCCGAGCTTGGGGTCGACACGGACAAACTGGAAGAACAGGATTTGCACATTCACGTACCGGCCGGAGCCGTGCCGAAGGACGGGCCAAGTGCGGGCGTGACGATGTTCACGGCGCTCACGTCACTGCTTTCGTCGCGGCGAGTGCGGAGTGATACGGCGATGACGGGTGAATGCACGCTGCGTGGGCGAGTGCTTCCTGTAGGCGGGATCAAGGCGAAGGTGATGGCGGCGCATCGAGCGGGGATCAAGCGCGTGATTTTGCCGCAGAAGAATGCGCGGGACGTGGACGAAGTGCCGGAAGAAGTGCGCAAGAGCCTGGATTTCGTATTCGCGGAAGACATGAGCCAGGTGCTCGCCGCGGCGCTCGAGAATGCGTCCGGTGACGCTGAGGTAAACGGGGGGCTCGGTGCGACGGCGGACCATGCGGCGCCCGAGGTACGAGCGGTGCATTGA
- a CDS encoding DUF58 domain-containing protein codes for MADLRPTSTRSSSDGIPIDWGTLGPLRLRAKQLAEGVYAGSHRSARKGPGVEFGGHRPYVPGDDLRFFDRRALLKHDRMMVREFETETDRALWLCVDATASMAYRSAKAPGAKLAYGALIGAALGRVALSSGDPVGLAWIGGRGALALPATGGREAFDRVVGALESITAAGDAKADAGAMERALSPIARRARRGSIIVLISDLVDLPEQALSAFTALGTNGRSLVVVRVLDPMEISLGFSGHVRLRAMEGSAVVETDADEVRATYQAKIHAIAERYAEELSRRGGRFVDATTDKPAADVVRAVVRAVSEARA; via the coding sequence ATGGCCGACCTCCGCCCAACATCAACAAGATCGTCGTCGGACGGGATCCCCATCGATTGGGGAACCCTGGGTCCCTTACGCCTGCGAGCAAAACAACTGGCAGAAGGCGTCTACGCCGGAAGTCACCGCAGCGCACGCAAAGGGCCGGGCGTCGAGTTTGGAGGTCACAGGCCATACGTGCCGGGTGACGATTTACGGTTTTTCGATCGTCGCGCATTGCTGAAGCACGACCGAATGATGGTGCGCGAGTTCGAAACGGAAACGGATCGCGCACTGTGGCTCTGCGTGGATGCAACCGCATCGATGGCGTACCGGAGCGCAAAAGCGCCGGGCGCAAAGCTGGCGTACGGCGCGCTCATCGGTGCCGCGCTCGGCCGAGTGGCGCTGTCGAGCGGTGATCCGGTGGGACTTGCGTGGATCGGTGGTCGAGGCGCGCTTGCGCTGCCAGCTACGGGCGGTCGAGAAGCGTTCGATCGCGTGGTCGGTGCGCTCGAGTCGATCACGGCCGCAGGCGATGCAAAGGCCGACGCAGGCGCGATGGAGCGAGCGCTTTCGCCCATCGCAAGGCGTGCACGGCGAGGGTCGATCATCGTGCTCATCAGCGACCTCGTGGACTTGCCCGAACAAGCGCTGTCCGCGTTCACGGCTCTCGGAACGAACGGCCGATCGCTCGTGGTCGTGCGCGTGCTCGATCCGATGGAGATTTCGCTGGGTTTTTCCGGGCACGTGCGGCTCCGAGCGATGGAAGGAAGCGCCGTCGTGGAAACGGATGCGGACGAGGTGCGGGCGACGTATCAAGCAAAAATCCACGCGATCGCGGAGCGTTACGCCGAAGAGCTTTCGCGGCGTGGAGGTAGGTTTGTCGATGCCACAACGGACAAACCAGCGGCGGATGTCGTGCGCGCGGTCGTTCGCGCCGTGTCGGAGGCGCGCGCGTGA
- a CDS encoding protein kinase yields the protein MIRIGSVLRHRFRIEEQARAGGMGQIFRATDLSTGKSVAAKILLDTSPQHRARFQRETEILERIHHPHVVEYVGSGVSPDGEAFIVMEWLEGEDLLSVLTRRRLSVQEALSVSMRIASAMGAVHAQGVVHRDLKPANIFLVDGNLDQPKILDFGIAYVSDATRVTAAGTVVGTPSYMAPEQARSGGKVEATADVFSLGCLLFECLTGEPPFVAEHLVAVLAKVVFEEALRASELAPDVPDWLDRLIERMLAKDPALRPQDGAEVARLLEAATMPIGSEGERIDEPIGRDERRFLGVVLVGKPPTIQQDATVTITMDMPAPFDVKVVIERFGAHHELFADGTTVVIFDQTSIPTDIATQVARCALALRTHVPEAPIAIATGWGELGRGLPVGDAIERAVQLLYTPREDDIETEHRIFIDDTTAGLLDARFDVIDLDEHGFELRGERDVFDTSRPLLGKVTACVGRERELAMLDQALTNVISEPAAFAVVISGPAGIGKSRLLQAFVERNRQAGKPLAIWIGRGDPERAGSTYGLLADALQRAAGITPGASMDVRREKFAAFVSRFVEEDEQRRVTEFLGELAGVPFPDEDSLPLRAARQDPELCGEQMKLALHDFLRAVCARRPLLLVLDDVQFGDHASVAAVGAALRDLADEPILLVGTARPEIDQVFPNLWADNGRQLMTLGPISPKASARLVRQVLGESVEASLVERLVSLADGHPFFLEELVRTASEDRGGAMPSTVVAMVQTRLERLEPLERRALRAASVLGDVFWRSIVSQMVGADLTNTWSMLVKNEICVRHRESRFAGDEEYAFRQALLREGAYGLLTEKDRELGHRLAGDLLERAGETNPLILAGHFERGGLGARAAQYYIRGAELASARRDDLDAERWYSRALELLGSLPISAQRGRGLARFRLNQHAEAVEVLHAAAQQAAVEGDTLAQIELLLDEAMVLDWLSEYRKGEERVLEAKALKLERPSPLIDARLLLGLGRSSVRSSRQEQAAEELVRAADAAANLGEEGHETRVIALLMLGFLLPSLGRLEEAASVLDEVIRSCEERVDLLHIGPAFSNRALVRGYRGDREGAIADFEQSIALGRKLGQPQAEFIAHFNLTEYLYFLDDLETAEFHLAAVIALASKPATASLLHVVLMLQARMKLYRGHADESRRIMGQVRHLQTVARESHNGHELLSPSDDVLAAMIETATSDATDAQWDDIEARSAMYSFGQEQIEVLEARARWAMRNGRHDEAKRRFERALDLSTRVLTVMIPRLQRGLASLSQTMTNVTIVAAS from the coding sequence ATGATCAGGATTGGCAGCGTCCTACGGCATCGATTCCGCATCGAGGAGCAGGCTCGAGCGGGGGGCATGGGACAGATTTTTCGTGCCACGGATCTGTCCACTGGCAAGAGCGTCGCTGCCAAGATCCTGCTTGATACGTCGCCTCAGCACCGAGCACGTTTTCAGCGTGAGACGGAGATTCTGGAACGCATCCATCATCCTCACGTCGTCGAATACGTGGGCAGTGGGGTGTCGCCCGATGGCGAAGCGTTCATCGTCATGGAATGGCTGGAGGGCGAGGACCTTTTGTCGGTGCTTACGCGCCGGCGGCTTTCGGTACAGGAAGCTCTTTCGGTGAGTATGCGCATCGCTTCGGCGATGGGGGCGGTGCATGCGCAAGGTGTGGTGCATCGGGATCTGAAGCCGGCCAATATTTTTCTCGTCGATGGCAACCTCGATCAGCCCAAAATACTCGATTTTGGCATTGCATATGTATCTGATGCGACGCGTGTGACCGCGGCCGGCACGGTGGTTGGCACGCCAAGCTACATGGCGCCCGAGCAAGCGCGTTCGGGAGGTAAAGTCGAAGCGACGGCGGATGTTTTTTCGCTCGGCTGCTTGCTTTTCGAATGTCTCACGGGGGAGCCGCCATTCGTTGCCGAGCATTTGGTGGCGGTGCTGGCGAAGGTCGTTTTCGAGGAAGCGCTGCGTGCGAGCGAATTGGCGCCCGATGTGCCGGATTGGCTGGACAGGCTCATCGAGCGGATGCTGGCCAAAGATCCTGCGCTGCGGCCGCAGGATGGTGCCGAGGTGGCGCGGCTCCTCGAAGCGGCCACAATGCCCATCGGGTCCGAAGGCGAGCGAATCGACGAACCGATTGGTCGTGATGAAAGGCGTTTTCTTGGCGTCGTTTTGGTCGGAAAACCGCCGACGATACAGCAGGACGCCACGGTCACCATTACGATGGACATGCCCGCGCCGTTCGACGTGAAGGTGGTCATTGAACGATTCGGCGCGCATCACGAATTGTTTGCCGACGGCACGACCGTCGTCATTTTCGATCAAACGAGCATTCCCACCGATATCGCCACCCAAGTCGCTCGTTGCGCGCTCGCACTTCGCACGCACGTGCCCGAGGCGCCCATTGCAATCGCAACCGGATGGGGCGAATTGGGGCGCGGTTTGCCGGTGGGCGATGCCATCGAACGCGCCGTGCAGCTTCTCTACACACCGCGCGAAGACGACATCGAAACGGAGCATCGCATCTTCATCGACGACACGACCGCGGGTCTTCTCGATGCGCGCTTCGACGTCATCGACCTCGACGAACACGGATTCGAGCTTCGAGGCGAACGCGACGTCTTCGACACCTCGCGCCCGCTGCTCGGCAAGGTCACCGCATGTGTGGGTCGCGAACGCGAGCTCGCGATGCTCGACCAGGCGCTCACCAACGTCATATCCGAACCGGCGGCATTTGCCGTCGTCATTTCGGGTCCCGCGGGCATCGGCAAATCGCGCCTCTTGCAAGCGTTTGTCGAACGAAACCGTCAAGCGGGCAAACCCCTCGCCATCTGGATCGGTCGAGGTGATCCCGAACGCGCAGGCTCGACGTACGGCCTGCTCGCCGATGCGTTGCAACGCGCGGCGGGCATTACGCCGGGCGCATCGATGGACGTTCGGCGTGAGAAGTTCGCGGCGTTCGTGAGTCGGTTTGTCGAGGAAGACGAACAACGTCGCGTGACGGAATTTTTGGGCGAGCTTGCGGGCGTACCGTTCCCGGACGAGGACAGTTTGCCCTTGCGAGCTGCGCGTCAGGATCCCGAGCTTTGCGGCGAGCAGATGAAGCTTGCGCTGCACGATTTCTTGCGCGCCGTGTGTGCGCGCCGCCCTCTGTTGCTCGTGCTCGACGACGTTCAATTCGGAGATCACGCATCCGTCGCTGCCGTTGGTGCAGCGCTGCGCGATCTTGCGGACGAACCCATTTTGCTCGTCGGCACCGCGCGTCCCGAAATCGACCAAGTTTTCCCAAACCTTTGGGCCGACAACGGTCGTCAGCTCATGACGCTCGGTCCCATCTCGCCGAAAGCGAGCGCGCGTCTCGTGCGCCAAGTGCTCGGCGAATCCGTCGAGGCATCACTCGTCGAACGCCTCGTTTCGCTGGCCGATGGGCATCCGTTTTTCTTGGAAGAGCTCGTTCGTACGGCGTCCGAAGATCGCGGCGGCGCAATGCCGAGCACCGTGGTGGCGATGGTTCAGACACGTCTCGAACGTCTCGAGCCTCTCGAGCGTCGGGCGCTCCGAGCGGCGAGCGTGCTCGGGGACGTTTTTTGGCGCAGCATCGTATCGCAAATGGTCGGCGCGGATTTGACGAATACGTGGTCGATGCTGGTCAAGAACGAAATCTGCGTTCGTCATCGCGAGAGTCGATTCGCGGGCGACGAGGAATACGCATTTCGTCAGGCGCTCCTTCGCGAAGGTGCTTATGGCTTGCTCACGGAAAAGGATCGCGAGCTTGGTCATCGTCTCGCGGGCGATCTTTTGGAGCGAGCGGGCGAGACGAACCCTTTGATCTTGGCGGGCCATTTCGAGCGTGGTGGGCTCGGGGCCCGAGCGGCGCAGTACTACATTCGCGGCGCCGAGCTTGCGAGCGCGCGTCGTGACGACTTGGATGCCGAGCGGTGGTATTCGCGGGCGCTCGAGCTTTTGGGTTCATTGCCGATTTCGGCGCAACGAGGTCGTGGTCTGGCGCGATTTCGTCTCAATCAACACGCGGAAGCGGTCGAGGTTTTGCATGCCGCGGCGCAGCAGGCTGCGGTCGAAGGAGACACCCTGGCTCAGATTGAACTGCTTCTCGACGAAGCAATGGTACTCGATTGGCTGAGCGAATATCGGAAGGGTGAGGAGCGCGTGCTCGAAGCGAAGGCATTGAAGCTCGAACGCCCCTCGCCACTCATCGATGCTCGATTGCTCCTGGGACTTGGTCGTTCGTCGGTGCGTTCGAGTCGCCAAGAGCAAGCGGCCGAGGAACTTGTGCGTGCAGCAGATGCCGCGGCAAACCTGGGCGAAGAGGGGCACGAGACACGCGTCATCGCTCTTCTCATGCTGGGCTTCCTTCTTCCAAGCCTCGGTCGATTGGAGGAAGCTGCATCCGTTCTCGATGAAGTCATCCGTAGTTGCGAGGAACGTGTCGACCTCTTGCACATCGGGCCCGCATTCAGCAATCGCGCACTCGTACGTGGGTATCGTGGTGATCGCGAGGGTGCGATAGCCGATTTCGAGCAATCCATCGCGCTCGGGCGCAAGCTCGGACAGCCACAAGCCGAATTCATCGCGCACTTCAATCTCACCGAGTATCTCTATTTCTTGGATGACTTGGAGACGGCAGAGTTTCATTTGGCGGCCGTGATTGCGCTTGCTTCCAAGCCGGCGACGGCCAGTTTATTGCACGTCGTGTTGATGCTTCAGGCGCGCATGAAGCTCTACCGCGGCCATGCGGACGAATCTCGCCGCATCATGGGGCAAGTTCGGCACTTGCAGACCGTCGCACGCGAAAGCCACAACGGGCACGAGCTTCTTTCGCCTTCGGACGACGTGCTCGCCGCCATGATCGAGACGGCGACGAGCGACGCGACGGATGCGCAATGGGACGACATCGAAGCGCGTTCGGCCATGTATTCGTTTGGACAAGAGCAGATCGAAGTCCTCGAGGCACGTGCGCGTTGGGCCATGCGCAATGGACGCCATGACGAGGCGAAGCGGCGCTTCGAGCGCGCGCTCGATCTTTCCACCCGCGTTCTCACCGTAATGATCCCTCGATTGCAGCGCGGGCTTGCGTCGCTTTCCCAAACAATGACCAATGTCACCATCGTGGCAGCTTCTTGA